One window of the Gimesia chilikensis genome contains the following:
- a CDS encoding baeRF3 domain-containing protein has translation MKTLAHDELKSLTEWEQGPCISIYLPRHQALSDYREDPIHLRNMLDQAETALQERGMGTGEIKMLLEPARKIQNDGNFWGRGPAQGICILLAPGMFQQYDLFYQCPQSLTVEDSFYVNPLFFKVYENDHFDLLAVCPKSVRLIRHQNGELKQLELPDNIPENIEAISSKTQFEESLQHHTTSHVGPGSDNASMLHGHGLTKELNETLLTDYFQILAKQLEKYLDNDGPPMILIASEKQQSMFRKHYHAKNLLEQGISTSPDHLNEQELYEAALPVIEQITGEPLRKAREQYQKHLGTSRITHQLEAILQAADEGRIETLFAPLGSELWGQPPGDGELVKTHDQPVNGDIALLNRAIRNTYKHGGIPYVVAESDMPEDKPVAAYLRW, from the coding sequence ATGAAGACTCTCGCGCATGACGAATTGAAGTCTCTGACGGAATGGGAACAAGGCCCCTGTATTTCAATCTATTTGCCTCGACACCAAGCCTTATCCGACTATCGTGAAGATCCCATTCATCTACGAAACATGCTCGATCAGGCGGAGACAGCCTTACAGGAACGGGGGATGGGCACGGGCGAAATCAAAATGCTGCTCGAACCCGCTCGCAAAATCCAAAATGACGGTAATTTCTGGGGACGTGGTCCCGCCCAGGGAATTTGTATCCTGCTGGCCCCCGGCATGTTTCAGCAATACGACCTGTTTTACCAGTGCCCGCAGAGTCTGACAGTTGAAGACAGCTTCTACGTGAATCCGCTCTTCTTCAAGGTCTACGAAAATGATCATTTTGACCTCCTGGCGGTCTGTCCCAAATCAGTCCGGTTGATTCGCCACCAGAATGGGGAGCTCAAGCAGTTGGAGCTGCCGGATAATATCCCCGAAAATATTGAAGCTATCTCCTCGAAAACCCAGTTCGAGGAATCCCTGCAGCATCATACGACTTCCCATGTCGGCCCGGGGAGCGATAATGCCTCCATGCTGCACGGCCATGGTTTAACGAAAGAACTTAATGAAACCCTCCTGACGGATTATTTCCAGATTCTGGCCAAGCAACTGGAGAAGTATCTGGACAACGACGGACCTCCGATGATTCTGATTGCCTCCGAAAAACAACAGAGCATGTTCCGCAAACATTATCATGCGAAAAACCTGCTCGAACAGGGGATTTCCACCTCGCCCGATCATCTGAACGAACAGGAATTGTACGAGGCGGCATTACCCGTCATCGAACAGATCACTGGCGAACCGCTGCGTAAGGCTCGCGAACAGTATCAAAAACATCTGGGAACCTCCCGGATTACGCACCAGCTGGAAGCCATTCTCCAGGCGGCCGATGAAGGTCGAATCGAAACCCTGTTCGCACCGCTTGGCTCAGAACTCTGGGGGCAGCCCCCCGGCGACGGCGAACTGGTCAAAACCCACGATCAACCCGTGAATGGCGATATCGCCCTACTCAACAGAGCGATCCGTAACACCTATAAACATGGTGGTATCCCTTACGTCGTTGCGGAATCTGATATGCCCGAAGACAAACCGGTCGCCGCATATTTACGCTGGTAG
- a CDS encoding Crp/Fnr family transcriptional regulator → MKLRFTAGLSEEDQHKLAAIARQRKFRAGETLFTEGSDHKDLYVICSGRVEICMTIPARGCLPVLTLEAGDLVGWSTILQQGEMTATVAAIDETEVIAINAEALRALCDADHDIGYQIMQRIARALSQRLVACRLQVLDMYGEHPGQTFLSEKGNVE, encoded by the coding sequence ATGAAACTGCGGTTTACTGCAGGCTTGTCAGAAGAAGATCAACACAAACTGGCTGCGATTGCACGACAACGGAAATTCAGAGCTGGGGAAACTCTATTTACAGAAGGCAGCGATCACAAAGATCTGTATGTGATCTGCAGCGGTCGAGTCGAGATTTGTATGACGATTCCCGCCCGTGGCTGTCTGCCGGTGCTAACCCTGGAAGCGGGTGACCTCGTCGGCTGGTCGACGATATTACAACAGGGGGAAATGACTGCCACTGTCGCCGCGATCGACGAAACCGAAGTCATCGCCATCAATGCCGAAGCGTTAAGGGCGCTGTGTGATGCGGATCACGATATCGGTTACCAGATCATGCAGCGGATTGCACGGGCCCTGTCACAGCGGCTGGTTGCCTGTCGCCTGCAGGTGCTGGATATGTACGGCGAACACCCCGGTCAGACATTTCTGAGCGAGAAGGGGAACGTGGAATGA
- a CDS encoding 4Fe-4S dicluster domain-containing protein yields the protein MTEAPQANDRRSCFLALDQFARLFDVLHSRGYEIIGPTIDQEAIVYDRLHSIDDLPRGWTDIQEPGKYRLEERDDQALFGYNVGPQSWKKNLFPPFSTLSIATKSDQGWNFSESEEPTPQYAFLGVRACELAAIGIQDKVFVGGPYVDPQYQRRRAAALVIAVNCTQAASTCFCTSMNTGPRCQQGFDLALTELPDGFLVEVGSEAGEEILQKLETVEVSADQESQATAARQQAVDQIEREFDTTDIKDLLLSNLEHPQWDDVAERCLSCTNCTMVCPTCFCSSVEEVSDLAGEQVERQRVWDSCFNVEFSYMNGGLVRNGVRSRYRQWLTHKLASWIDQFGTSGCVGCGRCITWCPVGIDLTAEVTAIRESST from the coding sequence ATGACGGAAGCCCCACAGGCCAACGACCGGCGTTCCTGTTTTCTCGCGCTCGATCAGTTTGCCAGACTGTTTGATGTGCTGCACTCGCGGGGTTACGAAATTATCGGCCCCACGATTGATCAGGAAGCTATTGTTTACGATCGCCTCCATTCAATTGACGATCTGCCCCGCGGCTGGACCGACATCCAGGAGCCGGGAAAGTATCGACTTGAAGAACGCGATGATCAGGCGCTGTTTGGATATAATGTCGGACCCCAGTCCTGGAAAAAAAATCTGTTTCCCCCATTCAGCACACTTTCCATTGCGACGAAGTCGGACCAGGGTTGGAATTTCAGCGAGTCTGAAGAACCAACTCCCCAATACGCGTTTCTGGGCGTGCGGGCCTGTGAACTGGCTGCTATCGGAATTCAGGACAAGGTCTTTGTGGGAGGCCCTTATGTCGATCCCCAGTATCAGCGTCGTCGTGCAGCTGCATTGGTGATTGCGGTAAACTGCACGCAGGCAGCTTCGACCTGTTTCTGTACTTCAATGAACACGGGCCCCCGTTGTCAGCAGGGATTCGATCTGGCGTTGACCGAGTTACCAGACGGCTTCCTGGTAGAAGTCGGCTCCGAAGCGGGCGAGGAGATTCTGCAGAAACTGGAGACGGTCGAAGTCTCCGCTGATCAGGAGTCACAGGCCACCGCTGCCCGGCAACAGGCCGTCGATCAGATCGAACGCGAATTCGATACGACTGATATTAAGGACCTGCTGCTGTCGAATCTGGAGCATCCCCAGTGGGACGACGTGGCGGAACGCTGTCTTTCCTGTACTAACTGTACGATGGTCTGTCCCACCTGTTTCTGCAGTTCGGTAGAAGAGGTCAGCGATCTAGCCGGCGAACAGGTCGAACGCCAGCGGGTATGGGATTCCTGTTTCAACGTCGAATTCAGCTATATGAACGGGGGGCTGGTCCGCAATGGGGTTCGCAGTCGCTATCGACAATGGCTGACGCATAAGCTGGCGAGCTGGATAGATCAGTTCGGAACTTCCGGTTGTGTCGGCTGTGGTCGCTGTATTACCTGGTGTCCGGTGGGCATTGATTTAACTGCTGAAGTGACCGCAATCCGGGAGTCTTCAACATGA
- a CDS encoding FAD/NAD(P)-binding protein, whose protein sequence is MNESASAAASHFTPQLNAWIPQTAVIREIRPEVSGVTTYQLALIDSVAAETYRFAPGQFNMLYVPGAGESAISMSGDPDATEILTHTIRKAGNVTGRIAAMQVGDTLGLRGPFGTSWPVEQCRGKDVILVAGGIGLPPLRPVIYRMLADRENYGQLTLLYGARTPEMRLYTNEYKRWQRQGFDVRQTVDRSAPGWQGNVGVVPQLLERLQTFDPANTIMMICGPDIMMRFTARAALQRGMTTEQIWVSTERNMQCAVGLCGHCQLGPEFICKDGPVFRYDQISPWLKVEGL, encoded by the coding sequence ATGAATGAATCTGCTTCCGCTGCTGCCAGCCACTTCACTCCCCAGTTGAATGCATGGATCCCTCAGACCGCGGTGATTCGCGAGATCAGACCAGAAGTGAGTGGTGTGACCACTTATCAGCTGGCACTCATCGATTCCGTTGCTGCCGAGACGTATCGCTTCGCCCCGGGGCAGTTCAATATGCTGTATGTTCCCGGAGCAGGGGAATCTGCGATTTCCATGAGTGGCGATCCGGATGCCACAGAAATATTAACACACACGATCCGCAAAGCGGGAAACGTGACCGGGCGGATTGCAGCGATGCAGGTTGGGGACACGCTGGGACTGCGAGGACCCTTTGGAACCAGCTGGCCCGTGGAGCAGTGCAGGGGAAAAGATGTGATTCTGGTGGCGGGGGGCATCGGATTGCCACCGCTCAGACCAGTGATCTATCGCATGTTGGCTGACCGGGAAAATTATGGACAACTGACTTTGCTCTATGGCGCCCGCACGCCGGAGATGCGACTCTACACGAACGAGTATAAGCGCTGGCAGCGACAGGGGTTCGATGTCCGCCAGACCGTGGACCGGTCAGCACCGGGCTGGCAGGGAAATGTCGGCGTAGTTCCCCAGTTACTCGAACGCCTGCAGACTTTCGATCCAGCGAATACGATCATGATGATCTGTGGACCGGACATCATGATGCGATTCACGGCGCGGGCTGCTTTGCAGCGGGGAATGACTACGGAACAGATCTGGGTTTCGACCGAACGGAACATGCAGTGCGCGGTGGGGCTCTGTGGTCATTGTCAACTGGGCCCGGAATTCATCTGTAAGGATGGTCCGGTCTTTCGCTACGATCAGATCTCTCCCTGGTTGAAAGTGGAGGGACTTTAA
- a CDS encoding NADH-quinone oxidoreductase subunit B family protein, whose translation MCKPRLAVFKFASCDGCQLSLLDAEDHLLAVADAVEIVYFPEATSHMEEGPYDIALVEGSITTPHDAERIQQIRKDARYLMTIGACATAGGIQALRNWADKDEFMQAVYATPEYIQVLETSTPIAEHVQVDFELRGCPINQYQLIEVIRSLLAGQTPRTPRHSVCLDCKRRGTVCVTVAQGTACLGPVTQSGCHALCPSYNRGCYGCFGPALQANLVSLSEQMEREGASKAEIAHKLKNFNAYSHAFRTESTRLVQLEGDQRG comes from the coding sequence ATGTGTAAGCCACGCCTGGCTGTATTCAAGTTCGCCTCCTGCGATGGTTGTCAGTTGTCACTGCTGGATGCCGAAGATCATCTGCTCGCCGTCGCGGATGCAGTGGAGATCGTCTATTTCCCTGAAGCAACCAGCCACATGGAAGAGGGACCGTATGACATCGCTCTGGTGGAAGGTTCCATCACCACGCCCCACGATGCAGAACGGATTCAGCAGATACGCAAAGATGCCCGCTACCTGATGACGATCGGTGCCTGTGCGACCGCCGGGGGCATACAGGCTCTGCGGAACTGGGCCGACAAAGATGAATTTATGCAGGCCGTGTATGCGACGCCGGAATACATTCAGGTCCTCGAGACGTCGACGCCGATCGCCGAGCATGTGCAGGTCGATTTTGAACTGCGGGGCTGCCCGATTAACCAGTATCAACTGATCGAAGTCATTCGCTCGCTGCTTGCGGGGCAGACGCCCCGTACTCCCCGGCACAGTGTCTGTCTGGACTGCAAACGGCGGGGGACGGTCTGCGTGACGGTTGCGCAGGGAACGGCTTGTCTGGGGCCGGTTACCCAGTCGGGGTGTCATGCACTCTGTCCCAGTTACAACCGGGGCTGTTATGGCTGTTTCGGACCTGCGCTGCAGGCCAACCTGGTGAGTCTTTCTGAACAGATGGAGCGAGAAGGTGCCTCGAAAGCGGAAATTGCTCACAAGCTGAAGAACTTCAACGCCTATTCACACGCGTTTCGAACAGAGAGTACGCGTCTGGTGCAACTGGAGGGGGATCAGCGAGGATGA
- a CDS encoding Ni/Fe hydrogenase subunit alpha, producing MTERKIKVETLTRVEGEGGLYVRLQGEQVEEVRLEIYEPPRLFEALLRGRPLEDAPDITARICGICPVAYQMSSVHAMEMALGVEITPEIRRLRRLLYCGEWIESHGLHMHLLHAPDFLGFESGLAMAKQFPDEVNRGLRLKKHGNQLVDLLGGRAIHPVNVCVGGFYRIPSRNEFQKLVPDFEWGLNAAIETTRWVAGFEYPELESECEFVSLSHPDEYPMNEGVMQTSSGDQIEISDYRDEFQEQQVPHSTALHAIRKTTGRPYLLGPLSRVNLNRDRLSPSARKLADEIAFEPECRNPHRAIIARGLELVHSYEEALQILRDEHSTRQPRVTYDYQAGVGMSATEAPRGTLFHRYEIDTEGKIVEADIIPPTSQNQAQIEVDLKAWVGQVIEKEESQAARLCENLVRAYDPCISCSTHFLNVTIERS from the coding sequence ATGACCGAGCGAAAGATCAAAGTCGAAACGCTGACCCGCGTAGAAGGAGAAGGGGGGCTCTACGTCCGCCTGCAGGGGGAGCAGGTGGAAGAAGTCCGTCTGGAAATCTACGAACCACCGCGGCTGTTCGAAGCGCTTCTGCGAGGACGGCCACTCGAAGATGCCCCTGATATCACGGCCCGGATCTGTGGAATCTGTCCTGTGGCGTACCAGATGAGCAGCGTGCATGCAATGGAAATGGCGTTGGGAGTCGAGATCACTCCCGAGATACGTCGTCTGCGCAGATTGCTGTATTGCGGGGAGTGGATCGAGAGTCACGGCCTGCATATGCATCTGTTACACGCCCCTGATTTTCTGGGATTTGAAAGCGGGCTGGCGATGGCCAAACAGTTCCCGGATGAGGTCAACCGGGGGCTGAGACTGAAGAAACATGGGAATCAGTTAGTCGACCTGCTGGGGGGGCGGGCCATTCATCCCGTGAATGTCTGTGTCGGAGGTTTCTATCGTATTCCGAGCCGCAACGAGTTTCAGAAACTGGTGCCCGATTTTGAATGGGGTTTGAACGCAGCCATTGAGACCACCCGCTGGGTCGCGGGCTTCGAATATCCCGAACTGGAATCAGAGTGTGAATTTGTTTCACTTTCGCATCCCGATGAATATCCCATGAACGAAGGTGTCATGCAGACCAGTTCCGGGGATCAGATCGAAATCAGCGACTACCGCGATGAGTTTCAGGAACAACAGGTACCACACTCGACGGCCCTGCATGCCATTCGCAAAACGACCGGGCGTCCCTATCTGCTGGGCCCTCTGTCACGGGTGAATCTGAACCGCGATCGGCTTTCTCCATCGGCGCGAAAACTGGCCGATGAAATAGCGTTTGAGCCCGAGTGCAGGAATCCGCATCGAGCAATCATTGCCCGGGGGCTGGAACTGGTACACTCGTACGAAGAGGCGCTGCAGATTCTCCGCGACGAGCATTCTACCAGGCAGCCACGCGTGACATATGACTATCAGGCCGGTGTGGGCATGTCGGCGACAGAAGCGCCCCGCGGAACACTCTTTCATCGTTACGAAATTGACACTGAAGGTAAGATCGTCGAGGCGGACATAATTCCTCCGACTTCTCAGAATCAGGCACAGATTGAAGTCGATTTGAAAGCATGGGTGGGCCAGGTAATTGAGAAAGAAGAGTCACAGGCAGCCCGTCTCTGTGAAAACCTGGTGCGGGCCTATGATCCGTGCATCAGTTGTTCCACCCATTTTCTGAATGTCACGATAGAACGGTCCTGA
- a CDS encoding hydrogenase maturation protease, which produces MTDSRQIQVAGLGSPHGDDQAGWEIVRALEKSGLSHTMVHLSRTPDDLLNWLDPAYPLAICDACRGAGPVGSVHRWQWPTAELDQVNWSGTHQIALPGVLSLAEELGQLPAQVNIWGVEIAEAVPGDIISSEVSAGVERAVKMICREWDVIRSLEVDHA; this is translated from the coding sequence ATGACAGATTCCCGACAGATACAGGTCGCAGGGCTTGGCAGTCCGCATGGCGATGATCAGGCTGGCTGGGAAATAGTTCGCGCGCTGGAAAAAAGCGGCCTGTCTCATACGATGGTTCATCTCTCACGAACGCCGGATGACTTGCTCAACTGGCTCGATCCTGCGTATCCTCTCGCCATCTGTGATGCCTGTCGCGGCGCTGGCCCGGTGGGGAGCGTGCATCGCTGGCAGTGGCCAACCGCTGAACTGGATCAGGTGAACTGGTCGGGGACACATCAGATCGCACTGCCGGGGGTGTTATCGCTGGCGGAAGAACTGGGGCAGCTTCCTGCTCAGGTTAACATCTGGGGTGTCGAAATAGCAGAGGCAGTACCCGGAGATATCATCTCGTCAGAGGTGTCTGCCGGCGTGGAACGCGCCGTCAAGATGATCTGTCGGGAATGGGATGTCATACGCTCTCTGGAGGTCGATCATGCATGA
- a CDS encoding hydrogenase maturation nickel metallochaperone HypA/HybF: MHERSLVQTLLNQVQQVVDADGGGVVKEIQVQVGDLSGVEPLLFESAFAELVTEWFSQECRLVLDIVPVKAECRLCGQCFEVQDYEFLCPACGTGPVEVIQGDQVKLMSITVDSEKSVSGAKS, encoded by the coding sequence ATGCATGAGCGGTCCCTGGTACAGACGTTGTTGAATCAGGTCCAGCAGGTCGTAGACGCCGATGGCGGGGGCGTGGTGAAAGAGATTCAGGTGCAGGTCGGAGACCTGTCGGGAGTCGAACCACTGTTGTTTGAATCGGCTTTTGCAGAACTGGTGACAGAATGGTTCTCGCAGGAATGTCGCCTCGTGCTGGACATCGTACCGGTCAAAGCGGAATGTCGCCTGTGTGGTCAGTGTTTTGAAGTCCAGGATTATGAGTTTCTCTGTCCCGCTTGCGGGACCGGCCCCGTTGAGGTGATTCAGGGAGACCAAGTGAAACTGATGAGTATTACTGTCGATTCTGAAAAATCAGTGTCAGGAGCGAAGTCATGA
- the hypB gene encoding hydrogenase nickel incorporation protein HypB, whose product MNTRVLSVRRDIQAEQKADAAAERERLGRRGTLVINLLSSPGSGKTSLLEATARHWAGRRSMAVLVGDLETDRDAQRLAPLVPVAQLTTGGACHLELPLVQRGLQALGDPAVDFLFIENVGNLVCPASHDLAEHLRVVLISTTEGDDKPGKYPKMFRTSQAMVVTKQDLLPHVPFSIEAVTEDALKIQPALKVLTTCAIDNRGIQEWCEFLEQQYQEKIESVYEPAVNR is encoded by the coding sequence ATGAACACCCGCGTGTTATCTGTCAGACGGGACATCCAGGCGGAACAGAAAGCGGACGCGGCTGCAGAACGGGAACGCCTCGGTCGGCGGGGAACGCTGGTAATCAACCTGCTTTCTTCTCCAGGTTCGGGCAAAACCTCTCTGCTGGAAGCGACGGCCCGGCATTGGGCTGGTCGCCGCAGCATGGCCGTACTGGTTGGTGATCTGGAAACAGACCGGGATGCACAACGCCTGGCGCCTTTAGTGCCGGTAGCACAGCTGACAACGGGGGGCGCCTGTCATCTGGAACTGCCTCTTGTGCAGCGGGGATTGCAGGCATTGGGAGATCCGGCGGTTGACTTTCTGTTTATCGAGAACGTGGGCAACCTGGTCTGTCCGGCGTCTCACGATCTGGCAGAACATCTCCGCGTGGTCCTGATCAGCACGACGGAGGGGGACGATAAGCCGGGCAAGTATCCCAAGATGTTTCGCACCAGTCAGGCTATGGTTGTGACCAAGCAGGATCTGCTCCCTCATGTCCCTTTCTCTATCGAAGCAGTGACCGAAGATGCATTGAAAATTCAACCGGCGCTGAAGGTCCTGACGACATGTGCAATCGATAATCGTGGCATTCAGGAGTGGTGTGAATTTCTGGAACAGCAGTATCAGGAAAAAATCGAGTCCGTTTATGAACCGGCAGTCAATCGGTAA
- the hypF gene encoding carbamoyltransferase HypF has translation MNRQSIGNPEVTQIAVQITCNGRVQGIGLRPAVARWAHELGLAGSICNTSAGVKLHVEGPAPLIRRFEEGLEAHLPVEAVLETRTRQSVEYEGMSSFQILESDEVGLLRTAVPSDQAVCQACLEEIFDPDDRRYHYPFNSCTDCGPRYSLIKAMPYERRQTGMAEFDMCEACAAEHESAADRRFHAQTIACPDCGPQVWGADSQGNTVSSGQTAIERATQALARGQIVGLRGLGGYQLLVDARSDAAVQTLRRLKHRPSKPLAVMVRSLAEAQRLAIVDDIEAGELSSAVAPIVLLRARQESGLSRKLNAGLQTIGVMLPTTPLHALLLDQCRFPLVVTSANREGSPIPCQSKAIEAEIREGAELWLEHDRPIQRPIDDSVVRVMAGRSMTMRLARGLAPLSLPVKSDESLMATGGQQKSAFALCNGQQAILGPHIGELDNVAACERYLDQLEALKQLYDVSPAGLVCDQHPDYFTTQWAERENIPLELVQHHHAHIAACMLEQGWLERRVLGVAFDGTGWGEDQTIWGGEFLLANAREYERVGRLLPFAFPGGEQAIREPWRIAVTLLTDAVGDQAAYHLEIEHVQVAALLKIAQSRRLSPVTSSAGRLFDGVASLILGCRQSSFEGQAAMLLEAACNTAESDAYGFPIQEGDLRELDWRPAVRQLWKDRLQGVEPGRMAMRFHRGLARGIAQFCASYAEFPVVLGGGVFQNRCLVELVAAEFRQSGQELGLPGRIPTNDGGLAAGQLAIAQARRERKDTNQCA, from the coding sequence ATGAACCGGCAGTCAATCGGTAATCCGGAAGTAACACAGATCGCCGTACAGATTACGTGTAACGGTCGTGTGCAGGGAATCGGCCTGAGACCCGCGGTAGCACGCTGGGCGCACGAACTGGGCCTGGCCGGTTCAATCTGTAACACCTCTGCGGGGGTAAAGCTGCACGTAGAGGGACCTGCTCCGCTGATACGGCGATTCGAAGAGGGGCTGGAAGCCCATCTGCCAGTTGAAGCAGTACTGGAAACACGGACGCGTCAATCTGTTGAATATGAGGGTATGAGTTCATTTCAAATTCTGGAGAGTGACGAGGTTGGCTTGCTGAGAACCGCAGTTCCTTCGGATCAGGCCGTCTGTCAGGCGTGTCTTGAAGAAATCTTCGATCCTGACGATCGTCGTTATCACTATCCCTTTAACAGCTGCACGGACTGTGGTCCCCGCTATTCGCTGATCAAAGCCATGCCTTACGAACGACGGCAGACTGGAATGGCAGAGTTCGACATGTGTGAAGCGTGTGCCGCCGAACATGAATCCGCGGCTGACAGACGGTTTCATGCGCAAACCATCGCCTGTCCGGACTGTGGCCCTCAAGTCTGGGGGGCGGATTCTCAAGGAAATACTGTTTCTTCAGGTCAGACTGCAATTGAGAGAGCAACTCAGGCATTAGCACGCGGTCAGATTGTGGGGCTGCGGGGCCTGGGAGGCTATCAGTTACTTGTCGATGCCCGTTCTGATGCCGCGGTTCAGACATTACGTCGCCTGAAACATCGACCGTCCAAGCCCCTGGCTGTCATGGTACGATCGCTTGCAGAGGCACAGCGATTGGCGATTGTAGACGACATAGAAGCCGGGGAGCTCAGTTCCGCTGTGGCTCCGATTGTATTGCTGCGTGCCCGGCAGGAGTCTGGTCTGTCACGTAAGTTGAATGCCGGATTACAGACCATTGGGGTGATGCTACCCACGACACCTCTGCATGCACTGCTGCTGGATCAATGTCGATTTCCACTGGTTGTCACCAGCGCAAACCGGGAAGGATCGCCCATCCCCTGTCAATCAAAGGCAATCGAAGCCGAGATCCGTGAAGGTGCCGAACTGTGGCTGGAACACGATCGGCCAATTCAGCGGCCCATCGATGACAGCGTCGTCCGTGTCATGGCGGGACGAAGTATGACGATGCGATTGGCCCGCGGGCTGGCTCCCTTGTCCCTGCCTGTGAAAAGTGACGAATCATTGATGGCCACGGGAGGGCAGCAGAAGTCTGCTTTCGCGCTGTGTAACGGACAGCAGGCGATATTGGGGCCGCATATCGGAGAGCTGGATAACGTAGCCGCTTGTGAACGCTATCTGGATCAGTTAGAGGCTCTCAAACAACTTTACGATGTCTCGCCTGCGGGGCTGGTCTGTGATCAACACCCGGATTATTTCACGACACAGTGGGCGGAACGTGAAAACATTCCACTGGAACTGGTGCAGCATCATCATGCACACATCGCAGCATGCATGCTGGAGCAGGGCTGGCTGGAACGACGTGTCCTGGGAGTCGCATTCGACGGAACCGGCTGGGGAGAAGATCAGACCATCTGGGGAGGCGAATTCTTACTCGCGAACGCCCGGGAATATGAACGCGTCGGGCGACTGTTACCGTTCGCGTTTCCGGGTGGCGAACAGGCGATTCGCGAACCGTGGCGAATTGCGGTGACATTACTTACAGACGCGGTAGGAGACCAGGCGGCATATCATCTGGAAATCGAGCATGTGCAGGTGGCAGCACTGCTCAAAATCGCGCAATCCCGACGCCTCTCCCCAGTGACGAGTAGCGCGGGCCGGCTGTTTGATGGTGTGGCCTCACTTATCCTGGGTTGTCGGCAGTCTAGCTTTGAGGGACAGGCAGCAATGTTGCTGGAAGCGGCCTGTAATACTGCAGAATCAGACGCGTATGGCTTTCCGATTCAGGAGGGCGATCTGCGGGAACTCGACTGGAGACCTGCGGTCAGACAGCTCTGGAAGGATCGTCTGCAGGGAGTTGAACCGGGTCGGATGGCGATGCGTTTTCACCGGGGTCTGGCACGCGGAATTGCCCAATTCTGTGCTTCGTATGCGGAGTTCCCCGTTGTCCTGGGAGGAGGCGTATTTCAGAATCGTTGCCTGGTCGAACTGGTTGCTGCTGAGTTCAGACAGAGTGGCCAGGAGCTTGGTCTACCGGGACGGATTCCCACCAACGATGGCGGCCTGGCGGCGGGGCAGCTGGCGATTGCGCAAGCCAGACGGGAAAGGAAGGACACAAACCAATGTGCTTAG
- a CDS encoding HypC/HybG/HupF family hydrogenase formation chaperone: MCLGIPGKIIRWLERDGVFAQAEVEFDGVRRVVHMACVTEAEEGEFVIVHAGIAISRVDPEEAEQIFKTLAAMGDDAGWQAAEPDDTGYES, translated from the coding sequence ATGTGCTTAGGTATCCCGGGAAAAATTATACGCTGGCTGGAGCGGGACGGCGTCTTTGCACAGGCGGAAGTTGAATTCGACGGCGTACGTCGCGTGGTGCATATGGCCTGTGTCACGGAAGCGGAGGAAGGGGAATTCGTCATCGTCCACGCCGGCATCGCTATCAGTCGGGTGGATCCCGAGGAAGCAGAACAGATCTTCAAAACACTGGCTGCGATGGGAGACGATGCAGGCTGGCAGGCAGCCGAGCCAGACGATACGGGGTACGAATCATGA